CGGTTTTAAAAGAGATGAAGCACCGGCGAGGCGGCGATCTTTCGGGTGGGCAACAGCAACAGCTGGCGATTGGTCGCGCGCTGGCGAGCCGTCCGCAGCTGTTGATTCTGGATGAGCCCACGGAAGGGATTCAGCCCTCGGTGATAAAAGAGATTGGTGTCGTTATCCGCCAACTCGCCAGCCGGGGGGATATGGCGATTCTGCTGGTGGAACAATTTTATGATTTTGCTGCGGACCTGGCGGATAACTATTTGCTTATGTCGCGTGGGAGCATTATTCAGCGTGGGCGCGGCGAAGATATGGAACAAGAGGGCGTTCGCGGGTTAGTTGCAATCTAGGAATGATTGTTTTGTGATATGTTATACTATAACATCCTCGTTTTCTTAAACGGAATGAGGATCTTATTGTGGCTGCACATCTTGGAAAATTTGCAATGACGCTGGGGGCGCTGCTGGTGAGTGGTCAACTGTTTGCCCATTCGCACGGGCATCAGATGACCGAAGCGGAAGAGAAAGCCGCGAACGGTGTTTTTGAGGACAAAGACGTCAAAGACCGCACATTATCCGACTGGGACGGCGTCTGGCAGTCGGTTTATCCTTTCCTGCTTGATGGTTCACTGGATCCGGTTTTCAAAAAGAAAGCGGAAAAAGATCCCAGCAAAACATTTGCGCAGCTTAAAGCGTATTACCGCAAGGGATACGCCACGGATGTGGAAACCATTGGTATTGAAAATAATACGATGGAGTTCCATACCGGTAAAACGGTGGCAAGCTGCCGCTACGATTACAGCGGGTATAAGATTCTGACGTACGCATCAGGCAAAAAAGGCGTGCGGTATCTGTTTGAATGTAAAGACGCCGGGTCTAAAGCACCAAAATTTGTGCAGTTCAGCGACCACACAATAGGCCCGCGCCAGTCCGCGCACTTCCATCTGTTTATGGGCAACACCTCGCACGAGGCCTTGCTCAAGGAGATGGATAACTGGCCGACGTATTACCCCAATGAGATGTATAAAAATCAGGTTGTGGACGAAATGCTGCACCACTAAAGACAAACAAGGCGAGAAATTCTCGCCTTTGTTTTACGCAGTTTTCGGCTCTTCCTGCCATGTTTTCACGCTCATTCCACGCAAAATCATCAGCCATGCAATCACAATCGCTGCCATCATCACCGCAAATAATGACCAGTGCGGCAGATGGGTCAGAATAATACCGGTGATCATCGGGTTCGCCGCAGCACCAAGCCACCCCAGCGCTTGCGCGGAAAAATAGCTGGCTTTCATGCCCGGCGGGGCGATGTTATCGATCAGCATGTATTCGCCCGGTGCATAGATAATTTCCCCCACGGTAAAGACCGCTGCCGCTATCCCCCAGTAGATCAAGTTGCTGCCGGAGAACATAAATCCGCCCAGACCCAGGACAAAAAACAGTGTGCCGAGTGCCATCAAAGGGCGAATATTGCTGGCCGTGATTCTGCGTCCAATGAGGTATTGCAGCGATACCACGACCGCGGCATTCACCGGGAGTACTACTGCAACCACCTTTTGGGCGAAATCGCTGTCGTAATCTGCCGCGAGAACGTACTGGGAAATACAGCTGGCAAACGACCCGCCGACGTACGACGCCAGAAGCCCAGACAGGGTATACCAGAACAACGCTTTATCACGCAGGAGTACCGAAGGCTGCCACGGCACAGGGGCGTGTTCGGCGTCGGCAGCCACGCTTTTCTGCACATAAAATTGAATGAATACCAGCGGCAGCGCGGCGCAGAAAGCCGCCAGCCAGAACGGCAATTGCAGGCTGTACATCACCAGCAAGGTGCCTATTGGCGGGCCAATCGTCCAGCCAATATTCAGGAAACTGTAGTTGAGCGAAAATACGCGCGCTTTCTCGGACGATGTGAGCACATCCGAGAACCAGGCTTTCAGCACCGTGGAGAACACGGAATAGGCGCAGTTGATCAGGGCAAAGAACACGACCACCAGCGTGACGTTATCCACCAGCGGAATGGCCACAAACCCGGCGATAAAGGCCAGAATCGATATCAGCATGTAGCGTTTTTTATCAAACTTATCCGCAAGGATGCCAAACCCCATGCTGAAAACCACGCCAATCGTCAGCGCGATCGTCAGGGCATAGCCAATATTCTCGACGCTCATGTTGTAAACACGGGTGAGATAGATGGTCATAAACGGGAGCGTCGCACCACGACCGATTGTTAATAATAATGACGACGCCAGCAGCGCTGCGGTTGAGCGCCTGAGAGATGGTTTCATAATCCTGCCCGACAAATGCTTACATTTTTTTGTTGTGTTTTATCAGGAGTATCACGACATAAGGGGCTTGTATAGCACCTAATTTATCCCTAAGTGCTTCGCCTGGCTGCCAGAATTAATGATCTTTTCCTGACGGGCTTTTTTCGTTACCTTGAATCTGTTTACAAAAATTTAATAATTAGAGGCGATGTATGACGCGTAAAGACGGGCTGCTGGCGTTGCTGGTGGTCGTGGTATGGGGCCTGAATTTTGTGGTCATTAAGGTAGGGCTGCATAATATGCCTCCGCTGATGCTGGCCGGTTTACGCTTTTTGCTGGTTGCGGTGCCTGCGTTATTTTTCGTTGCGCGTCCTAAAATCCCGTTTCGCCTGCTGCTCGGGTACGGTCTCACCATCAGCTTTGGTCAGTTCGCCTTTCTGTTTTGCGCCATTAAATTTGGCATGCCCGCGGGGCTTGCGTCGCTGGTTCTCCAGGCGCAGGCGTTTTTCACCATCATTCTGGGCGCGTTTGTCTTTGGTGAGCGTCTTCAGGGCAAGCAGCTGGCGGGGATTACCATTGCGGTGTTTGGCGTGCTGATTCTGGCGGAGGCCAGCCTGAATGGACAACATGTGGCACTGCTGGGCTTTATGCTGACGCTGGCGGCGAGCTTAAGCTG
This sequence is a window from Enterobacter sp. 638. Protein-coding genes within it:
- the ydeE gene encoding efflux MFS transporter YdeE, whose amino-acid sequence is MKPSLRRSTAALLASSLLLTIGRGATLPFMTIYLTRVYNMSVENIGYALTIALTIGVVFSMGFGILADKFDKKRYMLISILAFIAGFVAIPLVDNVTLVVVFFALINCAYSVFSTVLKAWFSDVLTSSEKARVFSLNYSFLNIGWTIGPPIGTLLVMYSLQLPFWLAAFCAALPLVFIQFYVQKSVAADAEHAPVPWQPSVLLRDKALFWYTLSGLLASYVGGSFASCISQYVLAADYDSDFAQKVVAVVLPVNAAVVVSLQYLIGRRITASNIRPLMALGTLFFVLGLGGFMFSGSNLIYWGIAAAVFTVGEIIYAPGEYMLIDNIAPPGMKASYFSAQALGWLGAAANPMITGIILTHLPHWSLFAVMMAAIVIAWLMILRGMSVKTWQEEPKTA
- the zinT gene encoding metal-binding protein ZinT — its product is MAAHLGKFAMTLGALLVSGQLFAHSHGHQMTEAEEKAANGVFEDKDVKDRTLSDWDGVWQSVYPFLLDGSLDPVFKKKAEKDPSKTFAQLKAYYRKGYATDVETIGIENNTMEFHTGKTVASCRYDYSGYKILTYASGKKGVRYLFECKDAGSKAPKFVQFSDHTIGPRQSAHFHLFMGNTSHEALLKEMDNWPTYYPNEMYKNQVVDEMLHH
- the eamA gene encoding O-acetylserine/cysteine exporter; its protein translation is MTRKDGLLALLVVVVWGLNFVVIKVGLHNMPPLMLAGLRFLLVAVPALFFVARPKIPFRLLLGYGLTISFGQFAFLFCAIKFGMPAGLASLVLQAQAFFTIILGAFVFGERLQGKQLAGITIAVFGVLILAEASLNGQHVALLGFMLTLAASLSWACGNIFNKLIMQHDARPAVMSLVVWSALIPVVPFMIASLIFDGPAVMLKSLVEIDLTTILSLVYLAFVATIVGYGIWGTLLGRYETWRVAPLSLLVPVVGLASAAVLLGEKLTVLQLLGAALVMAGLYINVFGLRWRRATRIRG